The genomic segment ataaactGTTCTCACCTGATTGGATGTAAATACCTGTCCAATATGTAGATTTAAAACACAACTCATACacataataaaatatcacactgttttctttaataaaacattaaaattatcTCCAAAATACACGTATACTTGTTACAATACAGTTAAGCGTTAGGGAATGCTGAAGTCTAACAccacagtatatataacatcgaCAGTAccacatcatatatatacattgtaatactgtcTGCACTAAATATGCATGAATGTGGTTTCTAAATATTAAGTTTTAAATCAGATGGTCGATTCTcgtatttgatttattggtcgaCAATCTACCCCATAACTGAATGAGAGGCAATTTTAAATGTGAATATATTTCGAAATTCAATATTGCACttcatatataaataactcGATTTTACGCGCGTACCGGtgtaaaaaaacacatttaaatgtCCAAAATTATAACTTAAATGCCCCGAAAGTCCGGCAAAACTCACTACAATTATAAAAACTATCAAATAGTCACCTACgttttcttttcaataatcCAGAAAGAGTCGTGACTAAAATGACCAACAAAACATTGTCAAGTCTTTATTGAAAACTTTTGACGGGTATACTTTTTATAATTACCGAGACTGGTTATCACTGTCCTCTAAAAGGATACATATTAAAGCATTGGCCTGCAAGTCGGGAGAAAAAGCATATCCTATGTCGTGGCAAAGTGGACATATGTAAATCTCgaaacatttataaaaatatttctaacTTTATGTAGGAAGCGTGATTTGTAGATCGGTTGATTGTGTGTAATTGACCATGGATAATTGTGGCTTATTTACACCACTTATTAACCCGTGTTAAGCTACAGGAACTAGTCACGTGACAGAAAGACAATGATTTGGAAAACAAGTCATTTTAAACTTAATTAGTGGCGGACGCTGGTATGTATATAGGATTGTACAACATACACAAACTGTTGGCACCTCACAATACTGACTGAGAGTTAGATAAGCCCAAACTACTCTCTAGGACTAGGCAGTGATGCTTATGACTATAGGGGGCGATTAAAACTCGCAATGGGccgaaagaaatgtcaaaatttggTACAAAAGAACCAATTATTTGGTACATTTCATAATTCAGAATATTTACAAACACTTTAAAGAAAGTATTGATTGGTGATTGATTGTGAGTGATATCGATTAATGATACAAACTTGGTCACATGCTGAGGTCACACTCAGAAGCATTTCAAGTCCTAAGTAAAACTAATTACATTCATGGTTAAAATCGAAACTTGGTCGTCAAATACTAAAAGGTAAAAAACTAAAAGAATTGACACGAGGCGAAAAAAGGACACACTGTGCAATAATGTTTGTTTACGAGTGTAACGAAAATGTAAAATCTCCTATGAAATCCTGTTCAGAATTGTACTCCTTTGTTTAATCGGCTCCACAGTCTGTTTCTTCACCTCATTTGTTTATGCCTTTTCGGTCCATTAGAAAAATGTATCGATTGTCGTCGTCTTTTCTCTCAACATTGTTTGATTCACTGGTATTAAATAACGCAACATGTCGGGTATAAAACACAATATGTATCGCGTCAAACACGTCACATAAGTAACAAAGCACGTCATGTACTAGCGGAtccaaggggggggggggggagtccGCGGGGGTCAGCCCCTCCCCCCTTTCTTTTCGGAGGAAGAACACATTTTGCATAGccttaaaaatggaaaaaaacctccccagacccctcgccaaaacGAATTCGGCacgcgcctacggcgctcgcattatcactaaattactggacccctccccctttcgaaaatcctggacCCGCGCATGCCTGTCATCTTAATAACACAACACGTCATGTAAATAACAACACGTCATATAATAACACAACACGTCATATAATAACACAACACGTCATATAATAACACAACATGGTATGGATATTTCACAATATGTATGGCGTCAAACAAGTCATGTAAGTAACACAACACGTCATGTAAGTAACACATCACGTCATGTAACTAACACAAGACGTCATGTAACTAACACAACACGTCATGTAACTAACATTAACGCGTCATAAAAATAACTAAACACGCCATGTAAGTAACACAATACGTCATGTGGATACACAATCCGCCATATggatacacaacacaacatgtAAATAACGCAACACGTCATGTAAGTAACACACACGTTACGTAAGTAACACAAAACGTCACATGAATAACAGCGCATAACTTGTAAATACACAATACGTCATGTAAAACATGTAAATACACAATACCTCACGTAAGTAACACAATACCTCATGTAAATAACAAGTCATGTAAATAACACAACACGTCATGTAAATAACACAATACATCATGTAAGTACACAACACGTCATGTAAATAACACAAAACGTCATGTAAATACATAACACGTCATGTAAATAACACGTCATGTAAGTAACACAACACGTCATGTAAATACACAACACGTCATGTAAATAACACAAAACGTCACGTAAGTAACACAACACGTCATGTAAATACACAACACGTCATGTAAATAACACGTCATGTAACTAACACAACATGTCACGTAAGTAACACAACACGTCATGAAAATACATAACACGTCATGTAAATACACAACACGTCATGTAAATAACACAACACTTCATGTAAATAACACGTCATGTAAATACACAACACGTCATATAAATACACCACACGTCATGCAAATAAACAACGTCATGTAAATACATAACACCTCATGTAAATACACAACACGTCATGTAAATAACATAACACGTCATGTAAATACACAACAGTAAATAACACAACAGGTAATGTAACTAACAACACGTCACGTCAGTAACAACACGTCATGTAACTAACACAACACGTCATGTAACTAACACAACACGTCACGTAAGTAACACAACACGTCATGTAACTAACACAACACGTCATGTAACTAACACAACACGTCATGTAACTAACACAACACGTCATGTAACAAACACAACACGGcatgtaaataaacaatacgtcatataaataacaacacgacatgtaaataacacaacacatcatgTAAATAACACGTCATGTAAATAACACAACACGTCATGTAAATACACAACACGTCATAAATAACACGtcatgtaaataaacaatacGTCATATAAATAACAACACGACATGTAAATAACACAACACTCATGTAAATAACACGTCATGTAAATAACACAACACGTCATGTAAATACACAACACGTCATAAATAACACGTCATGTAAATAACAACACGTCATGTAAATACAAAACACGTCATTTAAATAACACAACACGTCATGTAAAGAACACAACACGTcatataaatacacaacacgtcatgtaaataaacaacacGTCATGTAAATACACAACACGTcatgtaaataaacaacacGTCATGTAAATACACAACACGTCATGTAACTAACACAACACGCCATATAAATAACACGTCATGTAAATAACACAGCACGTAGGGCGTCAAAATACGCTAAACAATATTACGTTCCTTCTGCGATCTTTCAAATAGCGCTACCTTTCGAATTATCTATAGGTATTTGCCATTTAAATAGATTCTGGAGATTGCTAAGATTAAACAAGGTTTGCAGTAGTTAgatttttaagttgatttctcTCCTGTTAGAATTGCGTCTAGTGTTGAGAATCCATATTTTTGTGGACAGCGAGTGAACTCAATGTCTTTTCCGTTGAGTTTTCCGCCGACGAGATACTCTTTCCCCATTTTTTCCTGGCCCCACTCAATTATCATGTCAGTGATGGGAACTGGAACTCCTAAGACATCGGCCAGACCTCGGAACACGACCATTCCCATGGGAATGTCTTCGGTTAGATATCGTGTATTGAAATCTGGCTTCATCCCACCGCTTGATTCCGTCATGGGATGTGTCAGACCTTCATACGCCTTGTTCGTGGTGATGGAATGGAAGAGGTCACCAGTTTCTGCTATTTCGTTTTTGTAGTTCTCCATGTACCAGTGATGGATATCCTTGACGTCACTCATGTTGGCTTTGGTTGGCGCGGCCTCGAGTATAGCACTAGCTACTGCCGTACATTCGTCGCTACATTTCTGTAACAGCTCCGCCGTGGCCTCGTCAATTCCGTGGTAAAATAGAGGGGCTTCTGCTACTGCTTTTCCGTCCCAGTCTTTCCACTTACCATAAAATATCACGGGATGAACAAATGAGTAGCTCATGATGATTGTCTCGAGGAAATGTTTGGACTGTCTCAGGATAGGTTGAAAACCAAGAAACTTTTGCAAGGTCATCAGCGGTGGTTTCGTCACGGATTTCCCTCGTATTAATGAACCGCTCAGGTACATTTTTGTTCCAAATATTTCCACTCGTTTTCCGAATTCCTTAACTCGACATTCCcagggtaaggattcaaaagaCATCATAGAAATCAATGAAGCCTTCTCACCAAGAAGATCCCGACACTGGAATTCGAAACCCGCTTGACCTGGAAGTCCAACGATCAGAGTCCGTTTACCAACGTGTTCGGCAATTGCTTTGAAGTAGATTTCATGAACAGACGCTGGCACAGTaaatataatgacgtcactctCCGGAATAGCTTCCTCTGGATCTTTAGTGACCATTTTGGGTTTAGATGTGACCTCTCGAGGAGGTcgattattttcatttataacgACTGTTAACTCCTCCTTCTGAAGTACTCGGTTCCATTTCTTTGCCTCGTCCTCGAAGAGCGTGAGAATGCGAACTTCTACCCCTTTCTGTGTGGCCAGTCCGGCCAAGGCATGGGCTCCACTGCCCCCTCCACACACACAAAGAACTATACTCCCAGGCATACTCAAATCGGGCTtactgaaacaaaaataaaaatggattTAAAACCGGTAAAATCAAACTTAATAAATAGTTCCTGGTCGGAGGTTTTCTATCAGGGTTTTATCGATATGTGCCTGTCGTTATTTCCTATTCTTCTGTAATCATATTACTATTTCATTTTAGCTCACCGAAGGACCAatgtgagcttatgccataccatgGCGTCCGTCGTCAATCCGTcaacaaatttggtcaaaagcatgcttatggggtgtggactcaaaattgtacaaatggtggggctgacaccCCAGGGGCCTAGGAAGCGGGGCCAAAGGGGGTCAATTTTGGCTATATTGAtgtaaacgacttctctgaaaccgagcaatggatatcgctcatatttgcctggtagcatcacaatgagtggggatttaaaattgtacaaatggtggggtgaccccctgggggcctaaGGAGCGGGCTCAAAGGAGTCAATTTggctaattgatataaacaacctcttttctgaaactaagcaatatatatcgctcatatttgactggtagcattcataagattcaaaattgtacaaatggtgggactgaccccccatGAGCTAAGGAACGtaaatgtatgacattgatatttcaatgGCAAAatctttgaaaccattcagatcccaacCCTAAAACTATATAAagcattgctgggcatcaagagatgaacacattTCTGATGTAAAATAGAcccaggggtctttccccaccctagGGACTgatagtttctttaaacacaaccATGTTAAATATTCGTTTCTGGGTTATCtctgaagcagttgagatcccaaTTCCATAATCATATATAGATTGTActatagcattgttagacatcaagaaataaaacaatcaaCAAATGGaacataattattttgatgtttgctcaaataaaccaggtgagcgatacaggccctctgggcctcttgtttttattgttttaaaatgaaatgtaagTTGAAATCAAATCATATTAACGAAATAGGTTTactaatatttatttaatgatcTCATGATGCCATAATAC from the Pecten maximus chromosome 4, xPecMax1.1, whole genome shotgun sequence genome contains:
- the LOC117325339 gene encoding octopine dehydrogenase-like, whose product is MPGSIVLCVCGGGSGAHALAGLATQKGVEVRILTLFEDEAKKWNRVLQKEELTVVINENNRPPREVTSKPKMVTKDPEEAIPESDVIIFTVPASVHEIYFKAIAEHVGKRTLIVGLPGQAGFEFQCRDLLGEKASLISMMSFESLPWECRVKEFGKRVEIFGTKMYLSGSLIRGKSVTKPPLMTLQKFLGFQPILRQSKHFLETIIMSYSFVHPVIFYGKWKDWDGKAVAEAPLFYHGIDEATAELLQKCSDECTAVASAILEAAPTKANMSDVKDIHHWYMENYKNEIAETGDLFHSITTNKAYEGLTHPMTESSGGMKPDFNTRYLTEDIPMGMVVFRGLADVLGVPVPITDMIIEWGQEKMGKEYLVGGKLNGKDIEFTRCPQKYGFSTLDAILTGEKST